From the genome of Acidobacteriota bacterium:
CTAATTCTTAATTCCTAATTCCTAATTCCTAATTCTACTGAATGTAGCCCAGGCTCTTGAGCTGCTTGAGCGTGTCCTCGTCGAGGTTTTCCTCAGTGCGAAGGTCGGGGTCGAGCGACGAGACCGAGCACAGCTTCTCCCACGCCTGGAGATGGCGGATCATCACCCCGAGCCTTTCGCCCTCTGAATTGGAAAGATCGTGCAGCTGCAGCGGATCAGCTGTGAGATCGTAGAGTTCGGCGGACTCCCCGGCGATGCCGGACACCGCCGCCATCCCGCCGAGGGCCACGAATCGCTGCCCACCGGCCTGCGGCGATTCGGCAAACGCCACGTATGGAGGCTGGCCGGCTCCGTCGAGGATTGGAATCACGCTCGAGCCCTGAACGCCGTCCGGAATCTGGTTTCCGGTGAGCTCGAGAATCGTGGGCATCAGGTCCACGACCTCGACGACCTTGGGAATTGACCGGACGTCAGCGCCGGCCGCACAACGGAGAAAGACCGGCACCCGACTGACAGGCGTGTACAGCGTTTCTCCGAAGAGATCGCCGTGCTCCTGGAGGGCGAAACCGTTGCTTCCCAGCACGATCATCGTCGCGCGATCGTGCAGGCCAAGCTTTCTGAACGTCTCCATGAATGCCGCAAGCTGGGAGTCGATGACCTGAATTCGCGCCGCGTACCAGGCGCGGGCCCACTCGAGCTCTTGGTCGCTGAATTCGATCGGCTGGTCGGTGGAACGCGAAGCGATCACCTCTGCCACCCGCTGCGCCATACCCTCCGGCTGACCGGAGCCTTCCAGCAGGGTCCTCACCTGACCGCTGGCAGTGTGGGACCATCCGGCGAGAACCAGGAGGAAGTTTTCGCCCGAGTGCGCGCGCATCCACTCCGCCGCTCGGACGCCCGGGTCGGGGATCGTCTGGAAGGAGTCGAAGCCCTGAGCGAGCCC
Proteins encoded in this window:
- a CDS encoding sulfatase-like hydrolase/transferase, with the protein product MKHLSRLNRYAVPGMAALLSIMTLTSCGGEEVEETTVVAGAHPVIVIAIDGLRADALGTYGSMARSSAFDALAEESVRFESAFAQAPQLQPSLATLFSGMYPTTNGLRSPGDYMADEVQTLAEVLKAAGYSTAAFIEGTAGMSDYGLAQGFDSFQTIPDPGVRAAEWMRAHSGENFLLVLAGWSHTASGQVRTLLEGSGQPEGMAQRVAEVIASRSTDQPIEFSDQELEWARAWYAARIQVIDSQLAAFMETFRKLGLHDRATMIVLGSNGFALQEHGDLFGETLYTPVSRVPVFLRCAAGADVRSIPKVVEVVDLMPTILELTGNQIPDGVQGSSVIPILDGAGQPPYVAFAESPQAGGQRFVALGGMAAVSGIAGESAELYDLTADPLQLHDLSNSEGERLGVMIRHLQAWEKLCSVSSLDPDLRTEENLDEDTLKQLKSLGYIQ